The following DNA comes from Thermococcus piezophilus.
AGCTATTTAAACCCACTGAGCGCTGTGGTTTACGCATTTATAGTTTTCAGTGAGGTGCCGGAGCTCAGAACAGTCATCGGCGGTGCGCTGATTCTTCTCGCTTCACTGCTGGACATTTGGGCGAGGGGGTCGTAGCCCGCCTTCTGTATCAAGGGGGCATTCGACTAAGCGGCCTACCACGGGGCTCCCACCGGGAACTCATCGCCCCTTCCTCGGCCTTGCACCCCGCGGGACGGCCGTTTCACCGGTCCCCGACGGGTCGTCTGCGGGTTAACTCGGGCGCCGTCGCCGGGCCCTTCGCCGCTTTCATACCCATCTCCGCCGGGACGTGTCGTTTCTGCGCCGTTGCCCTCCCTCTCAGGAGGTGCCTTGCGGCACCGCGGCCCCGGTGCGGTGGGCGGAACTTCCTCAGGAGCACCCCGAGAGCCCCCGACCCCCTCGCCAAGGGAAAGTTGTAGAAAAGGTAATAAAAAGGTTTGGTATTGAATGTTACTTCTTTGGGAGCTCCCTGTTCTCACTGAATCTTGGCTCTTTCGGCCTTTGGAACCTGCCCAACGGTGAGCGTCTTTTTGGCTTTGGTCTGAAGTGCTTCTTTGTTTTCCCCTCAGTTTTTGTGTAGTAGAATGCGCCAGCAACAAAAAGCAGGATGACTACGACGAGAAAGGCCATCCACCATACAGAGGATCCGCCGCCTTCAGTAGTCGTTGTTATGGTGCTGTTCGTACTACTCGTTGCCGTTGTCTTTGTAGTTACTAGTGGCTGGAGGTAGACTTCCCCTTTCTTACTGCTGTCCTCATCCATTGAGGATAGCGTAAATTCGTATTCAACGACCTTCCCTACAGGAAGTTTGAGCTCAAGGGTTATCTCGTTGATACCCTGCTTCAGTGTCTCCGAAATGGACTCCCTGTAGAGCACGTTGCCTTCACTGATTATCCTGTACGTGAGGGTACCATCAACGTTACCCCCGTTGGGGTTAAGGATACTAATGGTAAAAACAACCCCATCCTCTGATAGCCGCTCATACGTTACGTTCCTAATCACGGGCGGAGCCAGAACAGTATAAGATACGTTGCCCTCACCAATCAGTCTGCCGTTAAAGGTCAGCTTTATGAACGCCCTAAGGAAACCAGGAACGTCTGTCGGGAGAGACACATCCAAAACATCGGTACCTCCACTAACAGTTATCGGAGTAGTCATGTTTGAGATGAGGCTTCCTCCTTTGTAAGTCTCCACGGTGAGGTTCAGCCCTATTGACCTCTCAGAGATGAGTGTCAGGTAAGCCCTGTTATCCTCACCAAGTTTCACCTCGCTCGACTGAAGGGATAAACCTACAAGCTTGACCCCAAACTTGACTGGAAACTCCCTGGAGTATCTATAGCTCCCATCACTGTACTGTAGGATGTAGTCAAGTTTGTAAGTGCCCTCCGGAATCTCATAGCCTACAGGAATTTCAAACTTAACGAAGTTGTCACCAGGAACCATCTCAAGCGTCCTGTTCTCGAAGAAGTAGACATTTCCATTCCCCGTGAACAACACTGCCGCAGATATACTGACGTTGGAGTGTCCTATGTTAATGACATGAGAGAAGACAACTAAGGTCTCCCCATTGAGGATATACGGAGAACCGAGCCTTTCCTTGACGTAGGCCTCTGCAACCTCAAAGCGAAGGGGTTCGGCTATAACCCTGAGAGGAACCTCAGCATGAACAATATACATCGAACCTTCACTGGTGAAGGCCCAGAACTTTAGATAAAGAGTGTAAGTTCCTCCCTCCACACTCGCATTGCAAGAGATGTTATAGAGAAGAGAGTAAGTTTTCTGGGGTGACCAGTCGCTGAATATTCCGGGGTGGATAGTTAAATCGAATCCAGAAACCCTGTTTCCGTTTGAGTCCTCAACCCAGAAATCTTGATAGCTGACCACCTTAAAGCTGAGGCCACCAGCGTTGGTAAGTTGGATCGTTCCTGTACTGTAGTCTCCGCGGAGAACGGTTATTATATCATTCGTTGTGAAGCTCACGAACTGGGCGGAAGAGCCAGGCAGGGTCGAGATAACCAATAGTAAAGCGATCAACGTGACCATTGCCCTTCTCATGCGTTCCCACCATTGGTAGTTGTGACTTTGTCCATATAAAGGCTACTCTCCATAGAACAGGAGCAAGACACCCATAAGAATCAAACCCACAAAAAAAGCCACCGCAACTTTGTAGATGGTCAGCTTGGAAAAGTGGGGTCTTATCACAAGAGCCAGAATGAGCAGCATGAAACCGTAGAAGGCCGTAAAAATCCCGAGGGCAACGTTTGGTCTAACACCCAGGAGAAGAAGAACACCAAGTACCGCACCGGCTAACATCGTCACATGGGGGACAGTGAAAATGAGATAGTCTCTTAAAACCCGTGTATTTTCGTCCATTGGGCATCACTCCGCTATGAAGGCGTATGTTGTTGTGGTTGGAAGGGTTTTTCTGATTTTCGGCAGAAGATACCGGAGATATAGCTCCTCGCTTTTCTCATCCAGTACGGTATAGGTGCCAAGAATCTTGTCTATGACCTTGACTTCAATCCTGCCCCTAACCCTGAAATAGCCCCTGTAGATGGTGCTTATCTCCAGGACTATGGGAACCCTGAGCTTATCCTCTTCACCGTCATCGAGAAGGGAGCGGAGGTACTCGAGCTCCGAGCGCCTGAAGTAGTGGTAGCTTCCGTCACGGAGGCGAACTTTAGGCTCCTCAACATCGATGAGTTGGCGCAGGGTAGGTCTCACAACCGGCAGATGGAGGTTCACCCTGGCTATTTCCCTGTTCAGAATATCCTCGGCAGTTGGCATGGTTTTGCATACAACCCGAAGCACAAAAACCTTTGTTCAACATTAATTTGTAAATTTAGTGCAGAGAAGATAACTAAATGTGCAAAATTTTGTCAACACATGTTCCCAATGGGGGATACCTCGTCATAATGACAAAAACACAATAAAAAGGCTTTTATTATAGTGTTTGTTCAAAAACTTAGCGAAAAACTGAACATAGTAACATTAAGTGGTGATAAAAATGAACGAAATAGCCAAAGCTGGAACATTCCCAAGTGAGTCCCAGAGGTTCATTCAGCTGATATTCGTGGACATCAATGGAGTTCCAAAGGGAATGGAGATACCGGCGAGCAGGTACGAAGAGGCAATAACTGAGGGCATAACCTTCGATGGATCTTCAATCCCAGGCTTTCAGGGAATAGAGGACAGCGACCTAGTCTTTAAGGCGGATCCAGAGACCTACGCTGAAGTGCCGTGGGAGGGAATAGCGAGGGTCTATGGTTACATATACAAGGACGGAAAGCCATACCATGCCGATCCAAGAGGAGTTCTCAGGGAAGCCCTAAAAAGGCTCAAAGAGGAGGGGTTCAAGGCCTACATCGGCCCAGAGCCGGAGTTCTACTTATTTAAAAAGAACGGTTCGTGGGAACTCCACATACCAGACAGTGGAGGTTACTTTGACCTCGTTACACTCGATAAGGCAAGAGCCCTCAGGAGGGAAATAGCACTCTACATGCCCTCCTTCGGCCTAACTCCCGAAGTTCTTCACCACGAGGTTGGGAAAGCTCAGCACGAGATAGACTTCAGATTTGACGAGGCACTGAAGACGGCAGACAACATCGTGAGCTTCAAGTATATCGTCAAATCCATAGCAGAGATGCGCGGACTCTACGCGACCTTCATGCCCAAACCGCTCTACGGAATGCCTGGCAACGGAATGCACCTTCACATAAGCCTCTGGAGGGACGGCGAGAACGCCTTCATAGGAGAGGATGGTCTGAGCGAGACCGCGCTCCACGTCCTCGGTGGAATACTCAAGCATGCGAAGGCTCTAGCTGCAATCACGAACCCCACAGTGAACAGCTATAAGCGCCTCGTTCCTGGCTACGAGGCACCGGTCTACATAAGCTGGGGGTACAGGAATAGGAGTGCTCTCATCAGGGTACCGGCCTTCTGGGGCAACGGTGCACGCATTGAATATCGCTGTCCCGACCCGAGCGCCAACATATACTTCGCCTTTGCCGCGATATTAACCGCGGGTCTGGACGGCATCAAGCACAAAACCGAACCATCGGCCTACGTTGAGGAGAACGTGTACGAGATGAGCGACGCAAAGAGGAGCAACCTGGGGATAGAGACCCTTCCAGAAAG
Coding sequences within:
- the glnA gene encoding type I glutamate--ammonia ligase, giving the protein MNEIAKAGTFPSESQRFIQLIFVDINGVPKGMEIPASRYEEAITEGITFDGSSIPGFQGIEDSDLVFKADPETYAEVPWEGIARVYGYIYKDGKPYHADPRGVLREALKRLKEEGFKAYIGPEPEFYLFKKNGSWELHIPDSGGYFDLVTLDKARALRREIALYMPSFGLTPEVLHHEVGKAQHEIDFRFDEALKTADNIVSFKYIVKSIAEMRGLYATFMPKPLYGMPGNGMHLHISLWRDGENAFIGEDGLSETALHVLGGILKHAKALAAITNPTVNSYKRLVPGYEAPVYISWGYRNRSALIRVPAFWGNGARIEYRCPDPSANIYFAFAAILTAGLDGIKHKTEPSAYVEENVYEMSDAKRSNLGIETLPESLGEALEELKKDRIVREALGDAYKNFIRYKEREWEDYISYLEARELSLETKKVTEWELERYFYI
- a CDS encoding DUF61 family protein; the protein is MPTAEDILNREIARVNLHLPVVRPTLRQLIDVEEPKVRLRDGSYHYFRRSELEYLRSLLDDGEEDKLRVPIVLEISTIYRGYFRVRGRIEVKVIDKILGTYTVLDEKSEELYLRYLLPKIRKTLPTTTTYAFIAE